GTAGCGGAACACGAGCGCCGGATCGACACCGACGTCGCCGGCCACGTCCCGGACACTGGTGCCGTCGTACCCGTCGCGGGCGAACCGCAGCCGCGAGCACTCCAGCAACTTGGCCCGGGTCGCCTCCCGATCCCGCTTGTGCGCCATCCACCCAGCTTAAGTCATCGCTCGTTGACATCGTACCGGGGGCGGCTCTACGGTCTAAGTCATCGATCGATGACTTGGGAGCTGAAACGGATGAAGGATGTAGTGGTGGCCGGCGGCACTACCGGCATGGGCCGGGAGATCGCCTTGCACTACCTACGGGCCGGCGCGCGCGTCACGGTGATCGGCAGTACGCCGTCGCGGGGCGAGGACCTGCTGGCCGCGGCCCGGGAGCTGCCGGGAACCGCCGTGTTCCTGCACGCGGACCTGCTGTCCGTCGCGGAGAACCACCGCGTGATCAAGGAGCTCGAGAGCCGGTACGACAAGCTCGACGTGCTGGTACTGGCCGCGATGGTGCCGTTCGTGAGGCGCCGGGAGACCGTCGACGGACTCGAAGGTACGTTCGTGCTCTATTACCTGAGCCGCTTCATCCTGAGCTTCGGCCTGACCGAGCTGCTGGAGCGCGGCGAGAACCCGATCATCGCGAACCTCGGCGCCACCGGGATCACCAAGGGCGCGGTCAACTGGGACGACCTGCAGTTCGCGCGGAAGTACAGCACGGTGAAGGCGACGATCAGTGGCGGACGGGCCAATGACCTGCTCGCGGTGCACTACCTGCAGAACCACCCGGACGGCCGGACGAAGTACTTCGGCATCCAGCCGCCGTACACGAAGAGCGGGACGAACCACCTGCCGCAGCCGCTGCGCGCCCTGGCCAAGGTGAGCGCCGCGCTGTTCGCGAAGCCGGCGGCCGAGAGCGTACGGGACACCCTGGAGGTACTGGAAGCGCAGCCGGCCGAGCGGCTGATCCTGCGCGCGGTGGGCCGGCCGGTCGATCCAGGGCTGAAGACGTTCGATCCGCGGGCGGCGCGCAGGCTGTACGAGCTGACCAAGGAACTGATCTGAATCCGGGTGTCGATCCGGTGCCGGCCCGCTCGACGTGAGAGTAAGAGATCGACCGAGAACACGAGGAGCAGCCGCAATGCGATACATGATCATCAACAAGGCAGATGGCGCCAGCGAGGCCGGGAAGTTGCCGGGGCCGGAGGTGGCGGAGGGAGTCGGCAAGGTGGTCGAGGACCTCTCCAAGGCCGGGGTGCTGCTGTTCGCCGAGGGCGTGCACCGCAGTTCGCTCGGTGCCCGGGTGAAGGTCGCGGACGGCCGCCGGACCGTCACCGACGGCCCGTTCGCCGAGACCAAGGAGCTGGTCGGCGGCGTGATCGTCGTCGAGGTCCGGAACCGGGACGAGGCGATCGAGTGGGCCGCCCGGCTGGCCGAGGCGCTGGACGGCGAGGTCGAGGTACGCCGCGTGGTCGAGGAAGCCGACTTCGACTCGGACCTGTTCCAGCACTGATCCGAGATCCTCGGGAACCACCTGTCCATTCCCGCCACGTCCGTTCGTGGAAGGGACATGAACAACAAACTGGTGGTTCCCGAGGCCGAGTTGTACTACGAACTGCGCGGTTCAGGACCGTTGGTCGTCCTGATCGGTGCACCGATGGACGCCGACGCGTTCGCGCCGCTGGCCGGCCTGCTCGCATCCGAGTACACCGTGCTGACGCATGACCCGCGCGGTGTGAAGCGCAGCACGCTCGCACCCGGCGGTACGTCCACCCCGGAGCAGCGGGCCGACGACCTGGCCCGGCTGATCCGGCACGTCGACGCCGGTCCGGCCGTCGTCCTCGGTTCCAGCGGCGGAGCAGTCACCGCACTGGCGCTGGCGCAGGCGTACCCGCGGCTGATCCGTACCGTGATCGCGCACGAGCCGCCGCTCGACCGGCTGCTCCCGGACGCCGACGAGCTGCTGGCGAAGTCGGAAAAGATGATGGCCGACTACCTCGCGGGTGACGTGACCGGAGCGTGGAAGCAGTCCTTCGCGGTGGCGAACATCTTCATCCCGGACGAGGTGGTCGAGCAGATGTTCGGCGGCGAGCGCGACCCGGAGGACGTCGCGGCGGAGCGGTTCTGGTTCGGTCACGAGATGCGCGAGAGCATCACCTGGCTGCCGGACGTGGCTCAGTTGCGTACGGCCAACATCGTGATCGGGATCGGTGCCGACTCCACCGGGCAGCTGTGCGACCGTACGTCCACCGCGCTGGCCGCCCAGCTCGGTATCGAGCCGACCCGGTTCCCGGGCGGGCACACCGGCTTCGCGGACGCGCCCGAGGTGTTCGCCGAGGCCCTGCGGGTGGAGCTGAAGGCCGCGCCCGGGTCGCGGTGAGACTCGCGCGTGGATCGTCGGGGTGAGTATGTGAAGCTGGGGGTGTCCGGTCCGTGCGCGGGTGTGTGATCGCGGTCGTACCGGGCACCGGTCGAAGGTGCCGCGTTGCCCGCGTGGCGGCTTGACCTCAACCGTGGTTGAAGTTTCAAGCTGGTGTCGCTGGCTGAGGACACCGCAGATATCGGCCCTGAGGGCCCCGACGAAGGAGCAGAGTTGACCACGTACACGCTTCCAGACCTCCCGTACGACTACAGCGCCCTGGCGCCCAGCATCGCCGGCGAGATCATGGAGCTGCACCACGACAAGCACCACGCGACCTATGTGAAGGGCCTGAACGACACCCTGGACAAGCTGGCCGAGGCCCGCGACAAGGGTGACTTCGGCGCGATCGTCGGGCTGGAGAAGACGCTCGCCTTCAACCTCGGCGGGCACGTCAACCACTCGATCTTCTGGAAGAACCTGTCCCCGGACGGCGGCGACAAGCCGGACGGCGAGCTGGGTGCCGCGATCGACGAGTTCTTCGGCTCGTTCGACAGCTTCCAGGCGAACTTCACCGCGAGCGCGACCACCATCCAGGGCTCCGGCTGGGCGATCCTCGGCTGGGACGCGCTGGGCGGCAAGCTGCTGATCCACCAGCTGTACGACCAGCAGGGCAACCTGCCGGCCGGCCAGATCCCGATCGCGATGCTGGACATGTGGGAGCACGCGTTCTACCTGCAGTACAAGAACGTGAAGCCGGACTACGTCAAGGCGTGGTGGAACGTGGTGAACTGGGCCGACGCCCAGGCCCGCTTCGACGCCGCCCGCACCGGCGCCGCCGCCCTCATCACCGGCGCCTGACCACACCGCTCGTCCCAGCGCCGAACACCGGCGCCGACAACCAGTGCTGGGCATCACCGCCTGAGCGCCGTTTCGGCATCTGTCTCACGCCCGCCCGCGCCCGCCTCGCGGGCGCGGGCGGGCGTGGTCGTGTCAGCGACAGAAGTCGGCGATTACTGGGGCGATGGCGGCGGCCTTGATGACGTGGTTCTGGCCGGGGATTTCCCTGTGCCGGGCGCCGGGGACGGCGGTGGCGAGGGATCTGGTGGAGGTTTTCATCCAGGTCGGGCTCTTGCCCCCGTTCACCACCAGGACCGGCTCGTCGATCGCGGCCCACTGGGCGGAGCCCATCGGGTCGCCGAAGCAGTTCTCGCCGACCACCTGAGCGTCGTACGGCAGCGTGTGCGCGATCGCCTTCATCGGTTTCCAGGCCGGCATCAGCTTCATCATCGTGACGAAGATCCCGGGCAGCCCGATCCCTTTGGTGAAGAAGTACCTGATCGCATCGCCCGCCTCGAGCGCCTGGAGTTCGGCGACCCACTCGCGCGGGATCTGCTTGCGGCTGTCGTCCACCACGTACGGCGGCTCGAACGCGACCAGCTTCTCGACCGGCAGCCCCGCCGCGGCCGCCCGGAGCGCCAGCGCCGCGCCGGACGACGACCCGTACGCGAACGCTGACCCGCCGGCCGCCTCGATCACGGCGGCCAGGTCCTCGATCTCCCGCTCGACCGCGTACTCGGCCGCGTCCCCGGAATCCCCGCGCCCACGCCGGTCGTAGTTGTACACGGTGTACCGGTCCGCGAGCAGCTCGGCCAGTTCGGGCATCGGTCCTTGCGCCCGGCAGCACAGCGCGCCGTCGACCAGTACCAGCGCGGGCCCGCTGCCCCGCCGGTCGTACGCGATCTTCGTCCCGTCCTTCGAGGCTACGGTGTCCATGATTTCCTCCTGCTTTCGGTGACCGTCTCACCTCTGCGTCGACCGTGGAGGATCAGCCTCGACTGTCTGTGACGTGGATCACATTTCAGTTTCGCTGACGGCAGCCCGTTCGAGCAGCAGCTTGCGTTCGCGTTCGTTGCGGGTCAGCCCGGCGGCCCTCTCGAACTCGGCCCGCGCCTCGGCGTACCGCCCGAGTTTGAAGAGCAGGTCGCCGCGTACGCTCGGCAGCAGGTGGTAGTCCTTCAGCGACGGCTCGTCCGCGAGCAGATCCACCGCTTCCAGGCCGCGCGCCGGACCGAACGCCATCGAGATCGCGACCGCCTGGTTCAGCTCCACGACCGGCGAGGGCGCGACCTGGGCGAGGACCGCGTACAGACCGGCGATCCGGGCCCAGTCGGTGTCTTCGGGGTCGGCCGCGCGGGCGTGACAGGCGGCGATGGCGGCTTGCAGCAGGTACGGGCCAGGTGGTTTCTCCAGCGCCCAGGCCCGGTCGATGCCTTCGAGTCCGCGCCGGATCAGCAGCCGGTCCCAGCGGCGGCGGTCCTGGTCGAGCAGCAGCACCGGCTCGCCGTCGGGGCCGGTGCGGGCTCCCGCGCGGGACGACTGCAGCTCCATCAGCGCGAGCAGGCCGAGGACCTCGGGCTCGGTCGGCATCAGCTCCACGAGCAGCCGGCCGAGCCGCATCGCCTCGTTGGCCAGCGCCGGCCGCATCCAGTCGTCGCCGGCGGTCGCGGAGTACCCCTCGTTGTAGATCAGGTACACGACTTCGAGCACCGACGAGAGCCGATCCAGCAGGTCCGGGCCGGACGGCACCTCGAACTCGACGCCGGCCTTGGCCAGGTTGCGCTTGGCCCGGACGATCCGCTGCGCGATCGTCGGCTCCGGGGCGAGGAACGCGCGCGCGATCTCATCGGTCTTCAGGCCGCCGAGCAGTTTCAGCGTCAGCGTGACCCGGGCGTCCATGGTGAGTACGGGGTGACAGGCGGTGAACACGAGCCGGAGCAGGTCGTCCTCGATGTGGTCTTCGAGGATGGCCTCCACGTCGTCCTCGACGCTCTCGCCGTCGATCTCCAGCTCATGGCCCATTTCGGCGAGCTTGCGCTGGTACGTCTCCTTGCGCCGGATCAGGTCGATCGCGCGCCGCTTGGCGATCGTCATCAGCCAGGCACCCGGATTCTTCGGTACGCCGGACTCGGGCCACTGCTCCAGCGCCGCCACCAGCGCGTCCTGAGCCAGCTCCTCGGCCAGCCCGACGTCCCGCACGATCCGGGCCACACCCGCGATGATCCGCGCCGACTCGATCCGCCAAACCGCGTCGACCGCCCCACCCGCATCAGTAACCGTCACCCGCCGATAGTAGACACGAACCCAGCAGCCCCGCTCCCGCCCGAATCGGACCTGCTACGTCAGGCGCCAGAGGGAGGTTGTTTCTTGGGCTCGTGCTCGGGTGTGGTGTGGGCTGACGTGCCGTCGGCCGCTGAGCGTGAGGCCGGCGGTTCGGGCCAGGAGGGGTATCTCGTCCGGTTGCCTCAGGCCCAGGTGCTCGGCGAGATCCGACATCACCAGCCACACCTCCCCGCCTGGCCGGAGATGCTCGCGGGACTTTCCGAGGAAGTCGCGGAGCATGCGGCTGTCCTCGTCGTAGACCGCTTGGTCGAGCGGCGTGAGCGGCTTCGCCGGGATCCATGGTGGGTTGCACACGATGAGATCCGCCGTACCGGGCGGGAACAGGTCGGTCTCCAGCACGGTGGCGGTGACCTGCAAGCGTGCCAAGTTCGAGCGGGCGCAGGCGACCGCGCGCGGGTTGTTGTCAGTGGCAACCAGCTGCCGAACCCCGCGGCGGGCCAGGATCGCGGTGAGCACCCCGGTTCCGGTGCCGACGTCGAACGCGGTGCCCGCGGCCGGCAGCGGTTGCTCGGCAACCAGATCGGCGTACTCGGATCTGGTCGGCGCGAACACGCCATAGTGCGGATGGATGCGGTCGCCGAGCGCGGGTACGTGCACGCCTCGGAGTCGTAGTTGATGCGCTCCGATGACACCCAGCAGTTCCCGCAACGGAACCGTCCGCTCACCGCCGGACGGGCCATAGGCCTGATCGCAGGCGGCGCGTACGTCGGGTGCTCGCCGCAGCGGGACCCGGTGATCGGCCAGGGGGATCAGTAGCGCGTTCAGGACCCGGACGCGCTCGGCCTGGCGGCGGCGCTGGTTGGGAAAGGAGCCGATCCGGATGGCCGGCACTCGCCGCCCGAGCGCGGCGAGAAGTTGTTTCGCGTTCTGGAAATCACCTGTCCAAAGAAGTGCGGAGCCGCGGTTGATCAGGCGCAGTGCCCGGTCCGCGGAGATGCCGTCGTCGACGGCGATGACGTCGTCCATGAGTCGTCCCTGCCAGTGCGGAGTGAAAATGGCCAGCACGGCTCACCCGGACGCCGTGGTGGCGCCGGGGAGCGGGGGACGGGGACTAGCGGACTACTGCCGCGTGCCTGGGCGAGGTCACCGGACAACTGTAGACAGGTGCACCGATAGACTTTCTGACCGGATACCCCCTCGGACGATGGCATGAGGTTTGCTGTGCTCACCATGCAGGACGCGCTGCTGGCGCTGACGAAGTACTGGACCGACCGCGGCTGCATGGTCGTGCAGCCGTTCAACACCGAGGTCGGTGCCGGGACGCTGAACCCGGCCACGATCCTCCGGGTGCTCGGTCCCGAGCCGTGGCGGGTGGCGTACGTCGAGCCGAGTGTCCGCCCGGACGACGCCCGCTACGGCGAGAACCCGAACCGCCTGCAGACGCACACCCAGTTCCAGGTCGTGCTCAAACCGGACCCGGGGAACCCGCAGGAACTGTTCCTGGACAGCCTGACCGCGCTCGGGATCGACATCGACGCGCACGACGTCCGGTTCGTCGAGGACAACTGGGCGAACCCGGCGACCGGTTCGTGGGGTCTCGGCTGGGAGGTCTGGCTGGACGGCCTGGAGATCACCCAGTTCACGTACTTCCAGCAGGCCGGCGGGATGACGCTGGACCCGGTGTCGGTGGAGATCACCTACGGCATCGAGCGGATCATGATGGCGCTGCAGGGCGTCTCGCACTTCAAGGACATCGCGTACGCGCCGGGCATCTCGTACGGTGAGGCGTTCGGCCAGGCCGAGTACGAGATGAGCAGGTACTACCTGGACGACGCCGACGTGGAGTCGCAGAAGCGCCTGTTCGAGGAGTACGCGAACGAGGCCCGCCGGATGATCGACGACCGGCTGCCGGTGCCGGCGCACATTCAGGTACTGCGCTGCTCGCACACGTTCAACGTGCTGGACGCCCGCGGCGCGGTGAGTACGACCGAGCGCGCCAAGGCGTTCGGCCGGATGCGGACGCTGGCGCGCGAGGTGTCGCGACTGTGGGCCGAGCGCCGCGACGAGCTGAAACACCCGTTGGGTCAGGCCGAGCTGCCGCCCGCGGCGGAGGAGCCGACCGAGTTCCCGGCGAGCAGCGGGACGCGGCAGCTGACGTTCGAGATCGGCACCGAGGAGATGCCGCCGTCGGAGGTCACCAAGACGGCCGCGGCGGTGCAGACCGCGCTGGAGGAGAAGCTGGCCGCGACCCGGCTCGGGCACGGCAGGATCACCACGTACGCGACGCCGCGGCGCGTGGTCGCGTTCGTCGCCGAGGTGCAGGCCGGCGAGCCGGACGCCGACCGGGTGGTCCGTGGTCCGCGGAAGTCGGCCGCGTACGACGCCGACGGCAATGTCACCAAGGCCGCCGCCGGGTTCGCCCGTGGTCAGGGGGTGGACGCGAGCGAGCTGCACGCCCTGGACGTCGACGGCGTCGAGTACGTCGCGGTGACGAAGCCGGACCCGGGCCGTGCCGCGGCCGAGGTGCTGAGCGGCGTACTGAAGGAGATCGTCGCCGGGCTGCGCTCGGACAAGAACATGCGCTGGAACGACGCGAACCTGTCGTTCACCCGGCCGATCCGCTGGCTGGTCGCGCTGCTCGGCGATCAGGTCGTACCGGTCTCGGTGTCGTCGCTCGCGGCCGGCCGGACCACCCGCGTACACCGGACCGCGGCCCAGCCGAAGGTGGAGATCGCGGCCGCCGAGGGGTACCTGGACCTGCTGCGGATCCACGGGATCGAGGCCGATCCGGCCCGCCGGCGGTCCCAGATCGTCGACGCCGCCGCCGAGCTGGCCGCGAAGGTCCAGGGCACGGTCGACGTCGAGGGCGAGGCCGCGCTGGTCGACCAGATCGTCAACCTGATCGAGGAGCCGACGCCGATCCTGGGTGGGTTCGAGGCCGACTACCTGGACCTGCCGAGCGAGATCCTGACCACGGTGATGCGCAAGCATCAGCGGTACCTGCCGGTCCGGGATGCTGACGGCAAGCTGCTCCCGCATTTTGTTGCCGTGGCCAACGGTTCGGTCGACGCCGACCTGGTCCGGGCCGGCAACGAAGCGGTGCTGCGGGCCCGGTACGAGGACGCGGCGTTCTTCTGGCGGGCCGATCTGGACACGCCGCTGGAGTCGATGAAGGGCGAGCTGGAGAAGCTGGCCTTCGAGGAGCGGCTCGGGTCGATGGCCGACCGGGCCGGGCGGATCGGCCGGATCGCGGAGTCGCTGGCCGCGAAGGTCGAGCTGGGCGGCGACGACCTGACCACGCTGAAGCGGGCCGCCGAGCTGGCGAAGTTCGACCTCGGTTCGCAGATGGTGGTCGAGCTGACCAGCCTGGCCGGCACGATGGCTCGCGAGTACGCGCGCCGCGCCGGTGAGACCGAGGGCGTCGCGCAGGCGCTGTACGACATGGAGCTGCCGCGATCGGCCGGTGATCCGGTGCCGTCGACGATTCCGGGTGCGCTGCTCGCGCTGGCGGATCGGTTCGATCTGCTGGCCGGGCTGTTCGGGATCGGCGCGAAGCCGACCGGAAGCTCGGACCCGTTCGCGTTGCGGCGGGCGGCCGGCGGAGTGGTCGCGATCCTGCGCGAGCACCCGGAGCTGCGGGCGATCACGTTGCCGGTCGGGCTGCAGGCCGCGGCGGACGAGATCGGTGCCCAGGGCATCGAGGTGCCGGCCGAATCGCTGGCGGAGGTGGCCGAGTTCACGGTCCGGCGGTACGAGCAGCAGCTGATCGATCGTGGGGACGACCATCTTCAGGTCGCCGCGGTGTTGCCGTTGGCAACTGCTCCGGTGGTGGCGGACGAGGCGCTGACGGCGTTGCAGGGGCTGGTCGGGAACGGTGAGTTCGCCGATCTGGTGGCCGTGTTGCAGCGGGTGCGGCGGATTGTTCCGGAGGGCACCGAGGCGGCGTACGACTCGAGCAAGCTGACCGAGCCGGCCGAGGTTGTACTGCATGGCGCGGTGGAGAAGATCGGCGAGGCGCCGACCGGGCTGGCTGACTTCGTCGCGGCGGCGTCGGTGCTGGTGGAGCCGGTGAACGCGTTCTTCGACGAGATCCTGGTGATGGCGAAGGAGCCGGAGCTCCGGGCAGCCCGGCTGGGCTTGCTCGCCACGATCAGCAAACTCGCCGCCCCGGTGCTCGACTGGCAAGCCCTCGGCACCAGCCTGAGCCCAGCCGAATGAGCGCAACATGAGCACCGCATGAGCCGGGTGGGCCCGGATGGGCGCGGAGTGAGTGTGGGATGAGCGGTTTCGGGGTGGTTGAGGTTGCCGGACGGGCGGCGGAGGTTGCCCCGCGCCTGCGGGCGTATCTGCCGCCGACGCCGTTCGTTCGGTACGACGCGTTCAGCGACGAGCTGGGTGCCGAGCTGCTGGTGAAATGTGAGCACCAGCAGCGCACCGGTTCGTTCAAAGCGCGTGGTGCGCTGGCGAAGGTGCTCACCCTGACCGACGCGCAACGTGCGGCCGGGGTGATCACGGCGTCCACCGGCAACCACGGCCTCGGCGTCGGCAACGCGCTGGCGATGCTCGGCGGACACGGCATCGTGTACCTGCCGGAGAACGCCGCACCGGGCAAAGTGGCCGCCCTCCGTCGGCTCGGCCTGGAACTACGGGCCGAAGGCAACGACACCGGCGCCCTGGAACTGAAGGCCCGGGCGTACGCGACCGATCATGGTCTGACGTACGTTCCGCCGTACAACGACCCGGACGTCATCGCCGGGCAAGGCACCATCGCCGTCGAGATCCTTGACCAGCTACGCACGGCCGGCGGGCAACTCGATACCGAGGAGCTGGACGCGATTGTCGTATCGGTGGGTGGCGGCGGTCTGATCAGCGGTGTCGCCGCGGTACTGAAGCAGGCCCTCCCCGGCATCCGCGTGTACGGCGCGCAGCCGGCCGTCGACGACGCGATGGCCGCGTCCGTACGCGCCGGTGAGATCGTCCAGGTCGACGCGCAACCAACCCTGTCGGACGGTACGGCAGGCAGCGTCGAGCCGGGCAGCATCACCTTCGGCCTGTGCCGTGAACTGGTTGACGACTGGGTGCTGGTCGAGGAGGACGCGATCCGCGCAGCGCTCCGGCTGGTGATCGACACCGAGCACCAGTTGATCGAGGGCTCCGCGGCGCTCGCGTTCGCGGCCGCGCGGGAGCGCCGTACCGAGCTGGCCGGGAAACGGGTCGCGGTCGTGTCCTGCGGTGGCAACATGTCGTCGTCGACCTTGGTGACCGCGCTTGCGTGAGCTCGTGGTTCTCGGGACCGGCAGTCAGGTGCCGTCCCGGGAACGCACGCAGAACGGGTACTTCCTGCGCTGGGACGACGAGGGTTTCCTGTTCGATCCGGGCGAAGGCACGCAGCGGCAGATGCTGTACGCCGGGGTGCCGGCGAGCGCGATCACGCGACTGTGCGTGACGCACTTCCACGGCGATCACTGCCTCGGCGTACCCGGGATCGTGCAGCGGCTGTCACTGGACGACGTACCGCATCCGGTGCGCGCGCACTACCCGGCGTCCGGGCAGACCTATTTCACCCGGTTACGGTACGCGGCGTCGTTCTTCGAGCGGGCCGAGTTGCTGGAGGAGCCGGTCGAGGCGGACGGG
The genomic region above belongs to Kribbella solani and contains:
- a CDS encoding SDR family NAD(P)-dependent oxidoreductase, which codes for MKDVVVAGGTTGMGREIALHYLRAGARVTVIGSTPSRGEDLLAAARELPGTAVFLHADLLSVAENHRVIKELESRYDKLDVLVLAAMVPFVRRRETVDGLEGTFVLYYLSRFILSFGLTELLERGENPIIANLGATGITKGAVNWDDLQFARKYSTVKATISGGRANDLLAVHYLQNHPDGRTKYFGIQPPYTKSGTNHLPQPLRALAKVSAALFAKPAAESVRDTLEVLEAQPAERLILRAVGRPVDPGLKTFDPRAARRLYELTKELI
- a CDS encoding YciI family protein, coding for MRYMIINKADGASEAGKLPGPEVAEGVGKVVEDLSKAGVLLFAEGVHRSSLGARVKVADGRRTVTDGPFAETKELVGGVIVVEVRNRDEAIEWAARLAEALDGEVEVRRVVEEADFDSDLFQH
- a CDS encoding alpha/beta fold hydrolase; the encoded protein is MNNKLVVPEAELYYELRGSGPLVVLIGAPMDADAFAPLAGLLASEYTVLTHDPRGVKRSTLAPGGTSTPEQRADDLARLIRHVDAGPAVVLGSSGGAVTALALAQAYPRLIRTVIAHEPPLDRLLPDADELLAKSEKMMADYLAGDVTGAWKQSFAVANIFIPDEVVEQMFGGERDPEDVAAERFWFGHEMRESITWLPDVAQLRTANIVIGIGADSTGQLCDRTSTALAAQLGIEPTRFPGGHTGFADAPEVFAEALRVELKAAPGSR
- a CDS encoding superoxide dismutase yields the protein MTTYTLPDLPYDYSALAPSIAGEIMELHHDKHHATYVKGLNDTLDKLAEARDKGDFGAIVGLEKTLAFNLGGHVNHSIFWKNLSPDGGDKPDGELGAAIDEFFGSFDSFQANFTASATTIQGSGWAILGWDALGGKLLIHQLYDQQGNLPAGQIPIAMLDMWEHAFYLQYKNVKPDYVKAWWNVVNWADAQARFDAARTGAAALITGA
- a CDS encoding alpha/beta fold hydrolase — its product is MDTVASKDGTKIAYDRRGSGPALVLVDGALCCRAQGPMPELAELLADRYTVYNYDRRGRGDSGDAAEYAVEREIEDLAAVIEAAGGSAFAYGSSSGAALALRAAAAGLPVEKLVAFEPPYVVDDSRKQIPREWVAELQALEAGDAIRYFFTKGIGLPGIFVTMMKLMPAWKPMKAIAHTLPYDAQVVGENCFGDPMGSAQWAAIDEPVLVVNGGKSPTWMKTSTRSLATAVPGARHREIPGQNHVIKAAAIAPVIADFCR
- a CDS encoding sigma-70 family RNA polymerase sigma factor, producing the protein MTVTDAGGAVDAVWRIESARIIAGVARIVRDVGLAEELAQDALVAALEQWPESGVPKNPGAWLMTIAKRRAIDLIRRKETYQRKLAEMGHELEIDGESVEDDVEAILEDHIEDDLLRLVFTACHPVLTMDARVTLTLKLLGGLKTDEIARAFLAPEPTIAQRIVRAKRNLAKAGVEFEVPSGPDLLDRLSSVLEVVYLIYNEGYSATAGDDWMRPALANEAMRLGRLLVELMPTEPEVLGLLALMELQSSRAGARTGPDGEPVLLLDQDRRRWDRLLIRRGLEGIDRAWALEKPPGPYLLQAAIAACHARAADPEDTDWARIAGLYAVLAQVAPSPVVELNQAVAISMAFGPARGLEAVDLLADEPSLKDYHLLPSVRGDLLFKLGRYAEARAEFERAAGLTRNERERKLLLERAAVSETEM
- a CDS encoding methyltransferase codes for the protein MDDVIAVDDGISADRALRLINRGSALLWTGDFQNAKQLLAALGRRVPAIRIGSFPNQRRRQAERVRVLNALLIPLADHRVPLRRAPDVRAACDQAYGPSGGERTVPLRELLGVIGAHQLRLRGVHVPALGDRIHPHYGVFAPTRSEYADLVAEQPLPAAGTAFDVGTGTGVLTAILARRGVRQLVATDNNPRAVACARSNLARLQVTATVLETDLFPPGTADLIVCNPPWIPAKPLTPLDQAVYDEDSRMLRDFLGKSREHLRPGGEVWLVMSDLAEHLGLRQPDEIPLLARTAGLTLSGRRHVSPHHTRARAQETTSLWRLT
- a CDS encoding glycine--tRNA ligase codes for the protein MRFAVLTMQDALLALTKYWTDRGCMVVQPFNTEVGAGTLNPATILRVLGPEPWRVAYVEPSVRPDDARYGENPNRLQTHTQFQVVLKPDPGNPQELFLDSLTALGIDIDAHDVRFVEDNWANPATGSWGLGWEVWLDGLEITQFTYFQQAGGMTLDPVSVEITYGIERIMMALQGVSHFKDIAYAPGISYGEAFGQAEYEMSRYYLDDADVESQKRLFEEYANEARRMIDDRLPVPAHIQVLRCSHTFNVLDARGAVSTTERAKAFGRMRTLAREVSRLWAERRDELKHPLGQAELPPAAEEPTEFPASSGTRQLTFEIGTEEMPPSEVTKTAAAVQTALEEKLAATRLGHGRITTYATPRRVVAFVAEVQAGEPDADRVVRGPRKSAAYDADGNVTKAAAGFARGQGVDASELHALDVDGVEYVAVTKPDPGRAAAEVLSGVLKEIVAGLRSDKNMRWNDANLSFTRPIRWLVALLGDQVVPVSVSSLAAGRTTRVHRTAAQPKVEIAAAEGYLDLLRIHGIEADPARRRSQIVDAAAELAAKVQGTVDVEGEAALVDQIVNLIEEPTPILGGFEADYLDLPSEILTTVMRKHQRYLPVRDADGKLLPHFVAVANGSVDADLVRAGNEAVLRARYEDAAFFWRADLDTPLESMKGELEKLAFEERLGSMADRAGRIGRIAESLAAKVELGGDDLTTLKRAAELAKFDLGSQMVVELTSLAGTMAREYARRAGETEGVAQALYDMELPRSAGDPVPSTIPGALLALADRFDLLAGLFGIGAKPTGSSDPFALRRAAGGVVAILREHPELRAITLPVGLQAAADEIGAQGIEVPAESLAEVAEFTVRRYEQQLIDRGDDHLQVAAVLPLATAPVVADEALTALQGLVGNGEFADLVAVLQRVRRIVPEGTEAAYDSSKLTEPAEVVLHGAVEKIGEAPTGLADFVAAASVLVEPVNAFFDEILVMAKEPELRAARLGLLATISKLAAPVLDWQALGTSLSPAE
- a CDS encoding pyridoxal-phosphate dependent enzyme is translated as MSGFGVVEVAGRAAEVAPRLRAYLPPTPFVRYDAFSDELGAELLVKCEHQQRTGSFKARGALAKVLTLTDAQRAAGVITASTGNHGLGVGNALAMLGGHGIVYLPENAAPGKVAALRRLGLELRAEGNDTGALELKARAYATDHGLTYVPPYNDPDVIAGQGTIAVEILDQLRTAGGQLDTEELDAIVVSVGGGGLISGVAAVLKQALPGIRVYGAQPAVDDAMAASVRAGEIVQVDAQPTLSDGTAGSVEPGSITFGLCRELVDDWVLVEEDAIRAALRLVIDTEHQLIEGSAALAFAAARERRTELAGKRVAVVSCGGNMSSSTLVTALA